The Musa acuminata AAA Group cultivar baxijiao chromosome BXJ3-6, Cavendish_Baxijiao_AAA, whole genome shotgun sequence region GATGATGTCAGTTAAGGGGGTGGTCTGCAAGCAGCAAAAGATGCCAGAATAAGCCCAAAGTTGTTTCTGCTGTCTCTTGCTCGAACTTGCATGGCCCTGGGACGAAGTTGCACATAAGTCAGCGCAGTGGACTGGCTATAAACAAGTCCATCAGGATGACGGGTCCGCTGATCCGGGAATCAGGATGtcggccgagagagagagagagagatcagcacAACGGACTATAAACTAGTCCATTTGGATGACGGGTCCGGTGCTCCGGGGATCAGGATGtcggccgagagagagagagagagatcagcccAATGGACTAtaaacaagtcatttggatgacagGTCCGGTGCACCGGGGATCAGGATGTCGGCCGAGAGAGAGGGAGTGAGAGCAGGACCAAGGCGATAAGCAACACCCGTGATATGCCGTTGGCGTCCACAGACCAGACTCTGGCGTCGGTCCAATCCGATACGCTTTCTTCGCCGCGCTCCCAGATGATTCTGAGCGCAGAGAAAAAGGTCGCTGCGTGGGAACCACCTCCCTCATCCCGCATGAGGACGACCACGTCGTGTGGCGGTGGATTGCAAAGTGGAAGTTATCACGCGCTCCTCTGTTTGCCCTTTTTGACCAAACGTCGTCTGTTGATTCCTTCGCCCGAGGGTCTTCTAGCAGCTTCCTCGTTCGTGGCGCAAGGACAAAGGGGTCCAGCGAGAGCGGGACGGGTGTAGAAGGGCGTAGAGGCCAGCAAACAAGGGGAGGGAGGGAAGAAGCAAGGAGCCAAGCGTTAATGAACTCATCAATCAACCACCTGTCCCAACAAACGGTTAATTAAAATGGGTCGTCCAAAGCTTGGCCGAATGGTGTCATGAGATCGCTCGAGGACTGAACATTCGGAGGAGCTCGACACGTTAGATAACAACTTACTTTTGACTTTTCCGATTTGGCTCGCTATCCGTTCTATTTGGGAAATGCTGCAGTCGTCAACATTTCCGTTCCGTCGGTACCGTCCAAAGCTGGACATGGATGGGGCTCTCGAGGAGGTGAATTGACTCGGTAAGCAGAAGCAACGGCGTAGAATAGCATCCGCCTATGGCGCGAGTCCCCCATCGAGAAGGGAAGCTCCCAGACGAAAAGGGTGTGTTTTCCTTCAATGCTCAATTTAAGGGAATGGGACGTCGTCTCCCCTGCTTCCTCGGTCTGGTTTAGTTCCATCTAGCTGAAAGGGAATGGGACTGTCTCCCTCAGTTTAGGTTCCATCGTATGACTATTATCCGAGAAAATATAAAACATTCGGggaaaaaaaagacaaaatatATTATTCATTCGTATGACTATCTAACGACGGCCTACGTGGCCTAGAACATGTGTATAAAAATATACACACGACCGTCGATCTGCGCATGTTACTGTTTGTGCCAGGATGGCCAACGGTGGCCCAGGATGAGACAGCCACGTCAATATAATGTGATGTGAGTGGTGAAGAGATGAAGCATATCCAACACATGGAAAAGTCTGCTGCAACCAACACGCAAACCGCTGGTCTACCGTCCGCCCGCCTCCAGGGAGCAGATGCGGATGAGGAGTCGAGAGATATATTAaggtaatatatatttatatatatatatttgagcgAGAGATATATTGAAATCGATCATGATAATTGATCTCAAATCATAAATTAACTGATAATTAAGGAATATAAAGTTATTCTTCTATATTTATCCGATCCTCCATGAAGGAGGAGGTCGGGCCTCGTCTCCCTTTATAAATTGGCCATTGCAGCTCCCAGACTTTGCATCAAGCGGCAGCTAGAAACCTAGCACACCTCTCTCCTGCGTCAACCGAACACACATTCGCTATGGCCCCAGACCTGGGTAAAGCCGGCTCCACCGACATTCTCACCGGGCTCCAAGGCGACTCCCGGTCATCTGCTTTCGCACTCAAAGGCCGCAACCTCACCGTATGCGGCCGCCCATTCCTTCTGGATGTCCCTCCCAACATCGTCCTCAGCCCGTCCTCCACCACTTGCGAGGGCAAGGACCAGGGCCAGAGCCAGGGAGCGGGCGACGAAAGCGGATGCTTCGTGGGGTTCGCGAGCGACACCCCCGAGAGCAGGCATGTCGTGCCGCTGGGCCGGCTGCTAGGCATTCGGTTCATGAGCATCTTCCGGTTCAAGGTGTGGTGGACAACCCATTGGGTGGGCAACAGGGGCAGCGACGTGGAGCACGAGACCCAGATCCTGATGCTCGACCACTCCCGACAGTCCGGTCGTCCCTATGTGCTCCTCCTCCCCCTCATCGAGGGGGCCTTCCGGGCATCCCTCCAGCCGGGGGAGGAGGAGTACGTAGACTTGTGCGTGGAGAGCGGGTCCACGCGGGTGAGGAGTTCCGAGTTCCGGAGCTCCCTCTACATGCACGCTGGAGACGACCCCTTCGCGCTCGTCAAGGACGCCGTGAGGGTGGTGAGGTCCCACTCGGGCACTTTCAAGCTCCTGGAGGAGAAGACGCCACCGGGCATCGTCGACAAGTTCGGGTGGTGTACCTGGGACGCCTTCTACCTGAAGGTGCACCCGGAGGGCGTGTGGGAGGGGGTGAAGGGCCTGGCGGAGGGCGGTTGCCCCCCGGGGCTCGTCCTCATCGACGACGGCTGGCAGTCCATCTCCCACGACGACGACCCCACGGATGAGGAAGGCATGAATCGGACGTCCGCGGGGGAACAAATGCCCTGCAGGCTGATCAGGTTCCAGGAGAACTACAAGTTCCGAAACTACAAGAGCAAGAGGACCGACTCCGCCTCCGACACCGGCATGGGGGCGTTCGTGAGGGACCTGAAGGCCGCCTTCGGGAGCGTGGAGCACGTGTACGTGTGGCACGCGCTGTGCGGCTACTGGGGAGGGCTGAGGCCGCGGACGCCGGGGCTACCACCGGCCGAGGTGGTGAAGCCGAGGCTGTCCCCGGGTCTGCAGATGACGATGGAGGACCTGGCGGTGGACAAAATCGTGAACAACGGTGTGGGGCTGGTGCGGCCAGAGAGCGCCGCAGAGCTCTTCGAGGGGTTGCACTCCCACCTGGAGTCGGTGGGCATCGACGGCGTGAAGGTGGACGTCATTCATgtgagtagtagtagtagtagtcgtcgtcgtcgtttcCCTAACACTTAAATTCCCAGATAAACAATCCGACCTGCACAGAGGTTTCATCAATTCCTTGGATTTTTGGTTCCATCAGCATAAGAAAATTAACAAATCACTTGTGCGAAGAGATATGACCGCCTCAAGAGTAAGTGGGGTGGGTGATGTGATTTCATCAACTCCACGGCACCGTCCTTTTTCTTTCGGACATATAAAGCTCTGTAGCATCTTAAAACCTGGATGACGATGACGATGAGGACGATGATGTGACATATATCGTGCAGTTACTGGAGATGCTCTGCGAGGATTACGGCGGGCGAGTGGAGCTGGCCAAGGCCTACTACCAAGGGCTCACCGACTCGGTGAAGAAGCACTTGGGAGGCAACGGCGTCATCGCCAGCATGGAGCACTGCAACGATTTCATGTTCCTCGGCACCCACTCCGTCTGCCTCGGCCGAGTCGGTACGTGCGCGCGCGCGTTAGATCAAGTTCTATGGGCCTTGCTTTCTCATATGCTGCGGCTGCTGAAGATGATGATATCCGTCTGTCTTCTCCCTCTGCAAGTCTAATCTTACGCTTGACTGAATGCGTGCGTGCGTGCAGGGGATGACTTCTGGTGCACCGACCCGTCGGGCGACCCCAACGGCACCTTCTGGCTGCAGGGGTGCCACATGGTGCACTGCGCCTACAACAGCCTGTGGATGGGCAACTTCATCCACCCCGACTGGGACATGTTCCAGTCCACCCACCCCTGCGCCGCCTACCATGCCGCCTCCCGCGCCATTTCCGGCGGCCCCATCTACGTCAGCGACTCCGTCGGACACCACGACTTTGACCTCCTCAAGCGCATGGCCTTGCCCGACGGCACCATCCTGCGCTGCGACCACTACGCTCTCCCGACCAGGGATTGCCTCTTCGAGGACCCGCTGCACGACGGCAAGACCGTGCTCAAGATCTGGAACTTGAacaaggtctctctctctctctctctctctctctctctctctctctct contains the following coding sequences:
- the LOC103987336 gene encoding galactinol--sucrose galactosyltransferase, which produces MAPDLGKAGSTDILTGLQGDSRSSAFALKGRNLTVCGRPFLLDVPPNIVLSPSSTTCEGKDQGQSQGAGDESGCFVGFASDTPESRHVVPLGRLLGIRFMSIFRFKVWWTTHWVGNRGSDVEHETQILMLDHSRQSGRPYVLLLPLIEGAFRASLQPGEEEYVDLCVESGSTRVRSSEFRSSLYMHAGDDPFALVKDAVRVVRSHSGTFKLLEEKTPPGIVDKFGWCTWDAFYLKVHPEGVWEGVKGLAEGGCPPGLVLIDDGWQSISHDDDPTDEEGMNRTSAGEQMPCRLIRFQENYKFRNYKSKRTDSASDTGMGAFVRDLKAAFGSVEHVYVWHALCGYWGGLRPRTPGLPPAEVVKPRLSPGLQMTMEDLAVDKIVNNGVGLVRPESAAELFEGLHSHLESVGIDGVKVDVIHLLEMLCEDYGGRVELAKAYYQGLTDSVKKHLGGNGVIASMEHCNDFMFLGTHSVCLGRVGDDFWCTDPSGDPNGTFWLQGCHMVHCAYNSLWMGNFIHPDWDMFQSTHPCAAYHAASRAISGGPIYVSDSVGHHDFDLLKRMALPDGTILRCDHYALPTRDCLFEDPLHDGKTVLKIWNLNKFTGVLGAFNCQGGGWCRKARRNKSAAEFSRTLTVTTSPMDIEWQNGKKPFPVEGVELFAVYLSRAGKLMLLKPTETVEVTLDPFGYELLTVSPVKALPSKKAVWFAPIGLVNMLNSGGAIQALQVEGSKVKMEVKGAGEIKAFASARPVECRINGEEAGFVYKENMVDLQVPWSGSSSKMCLIEYTF